A portion of the Streptosporangiales bacterium genome contains these proteins:
- a CDS encoding helix-turn-helix domain-containing protein: protein MSRRGSEVSGSAYGSTIAKRRLSRRLTELRLANGFTANQVCDKLDWGRGKVGRFESNTWRRPEMSDVRDLLRLYEKSEEQRRELEDLAIKARERAWWRDYPDVFDNEYAGYEADATRIRVYVPLLVPALLATTAYIEAGMRGGNREPEWRQRALETRLRRQEVLERDDGTAPQFVAVLTEAALRYHWGSRDDRRAQVKHLMEMSKRANIELRIIRFADGPHPGILGPVTVFDFDGDEPSVVFAETDLAVPEISDRAQAETYIESFERTRVAAATPSGTTAYLEKIATTLE from the coding sequence CTGTCAAGGAGGGGATCCGAGGTGAGCGGCAGCGCCTACGGATCGACGATCGCCAAGCGGAGGCTGTCGCGCCGCCTGACCGAGCTCAGGCTGGCGAACGGATTCACCGCCAACCAGGTCTGCGACAAGCTCGACTGGGGACGCGGCAAGGTCGGCAGGTTCGAGAGCAACACCTGGCGGCGGCCGGAGATGTCCGACGTCCGCGACCTGCTCCGGCTCTACGAGAAATCCGAGGAGCAGCGGCGTGAGCTCGAGGACCTGGCCATCAAGGCCCGCGAACGCGCGTGGTGGCGCGACTACCCCGACGTGTTCGACAACGAGTACGCAGGCTATGAGGCCGACGCGACGCGCATCCGCGTCTACGTGCCGCTGCTCGTGCCGGCACTGCTCGCCACCACGGCCTACATCGAGGCGGGCATGCGGGGCGGTAACCGAGAGCCGGAGTGGCGGCAGCGAGCGCTGGAGACGCGCCTGCGCCGGCAGGAGGTCCTCGAGCGCGACGACGGCACCGCGCCACAGTTCGTCGCGGTGCTCACGGAAGCGGCGCTGAGGTACCACTGGGGCAGCCGCGACGACCGGCGGGCGCAGGTCAAACACCTGATGGAGATGAGCAAGCGGGCCAACATCGAGCTGCGGATCATCCGCTTCGCCGACGGCCCACATCCCGGGATCCTGGGGCCCGTGACCGTCTTCGACTTCGACGGGGACGAACCGAGCGTCGTGTTCGCCGAGACCGACCTGGCGGTGCCCGAGATCAGCGATCGGGCGCAGGCCGAGACCTACATCGAGTCCTTCGAACGTACCCGCGTGGCCGCCGCCACGCCGTCCGGCACGACCGCATATCTGGAGAAGATCGCGACAACACTGGAGTAG
- a CDS encoding helix-turn-helix domain-containing protein, producing MASLNVGSLGSFIREQREKAHISVRELAKTAGVSNPYLSQIERGLRRPSAEILQQIAKGLRISAEVLYVRAGILEDRHADTEVTEAVAADTHLTERQKEVLLEIYGSFRKENDLRGDGSADAATTPRSTGAPPRKRPAAAQSPTTRRTTTTS from the coding sequence ATGGCCAGCTTGAACGTCGGCTCCCTCGGGAGTTTCATCAGGGAGCAGCGGGAGAAGGCGCACATCTCGGTGCGCGAGCTCGCGAAGACCGCGGGCGTCTCCAACCCGTACCTCAGCCAGATCGAACGCGGGCTGCGTCGGCCGAGCGCCGAGATCCTGCAGCAGATCGCCAAGGGTCTGCGTATCTCGGCCGAGGTCCTGTACGTCCGGGCCGGCATCTTGGAGGACCGCCATGCCGACACCGAGGTGACCGAGGCCGTTGCCGCGGACACCCACCTCACGGAGCGGCAGAAGGAAGTCCTCCTCGAGATCTACGGCTCGTTCCGCAAGGAGAACGATCTCCGCGGCGACGGGTCCGCCGACGCGGCGACGACGCCGCGCTCGACCGGTGCGCCGCCGCGCAAGCGTCCGGCCGCCGCGCAATCCCCGACCACCAGACGCACCACGACGACCTCGTAG
- a CDS encoding DNA polymerase IV: MRDEPSILHLDLDAFFAAVEQRDKPSLRGRPIVVGGLGPRGVVSTASYEARAYGVHSAMSTGEARRRCPQATYLVPRFEPYRAASDIVMGVLGELSPRIEPLSLDEAFVDLADSGHRPLDRAAVVALGAELKRRIREATGLTASVGAGTSKLIAKIASDLRKPDGLVVVPPGDERDLLRPMPVTTIPGVGKATADRLAGAGVRSIAELERLTERELTGLLGAAHGGGLHRLARAQDDRLVQTERESKSISIEDTFDSDVADPSWLRATSDRMAVRVTERLRRSGFAARTVTVKVRLYDFATHTRSSTLPAATDEPSVVARVARRLLTEVDTSDGVRLLGVGVAGLVTGSQPELWLDDLALPDSTDGDEPRRLLVGHDVEHADHGRGWLVRVDDERVVVRFETRETGPGPTRTVVRDDPRLRIV, translated from the coding sequence GTGCGCGACGAGCCGAGCATCCTGCACCTCGACCTCGATGCGTTCTTCGCGGCGGTCGAGCAGCGCGACAAGCCGTCGCTGCGCGGCCGGCCCATCGTGGTGGGTGGGCTCGGTCCCCGCGGAGTGGTGTCGACGGCGAGCTACGAGGCCCGGGCCTACGGCGTGCACTCGGCGATGTCGACGGGCGAGGCCCGCCGCCGCTGCCCGCAGGCGACCTATCTGGTCCCGAGGTTCGAGCCGTACCGCGCCGCGAGCGACATCGTCATGGGCGTGCTCGGCGAGCTCTCGCCCCGCATCGAGCCGCTGTCGCTCGACGAGGCGTTCGTCGACCTCGCCGACTCGGGCCACCGCCCACTCGACCGGGCGGCCGTGGTCGCGCTGGGCGCGGAGCTCAAGCGGCGCATCCGCGAGGCCACCGGGCTCACCGCGTCGGTCGGCGCCGGCACGTCCAAGCTGATCGCGAAGATCGCCTCCGACCTGCGCAAGCCCGACGGCCTCGTCGTCGTCCCGCCCGGCGACGAGCGTGACCTGCTGCGGCCGATGCCGGTGACCACGATCCCCGGCGTCGGCAAGGCGACGGCCGACCGGCTGGCGGGTGCGGGGGTGCGGTCGATCGCCGAGCTCGAGCGGTTGACCGAGCGCGAGCTCACCGGACTTCTCGGCGCGGCGCACGGCGGCGGGCTCCACCGCCTCGCGCGTGCGCAGGACGACCGGCTGGTCCAGACCGAGCGCGAGAGCAAGTCGATCAGCATCGAGGACACCTTCGACAGCGACGTCGCCGATCCGTCCTGGCTGCGCGCGACCAGCGACCGCATGGCCGTCCGGGTCACCGAGCGCCTGCGACGCTCCGGCTTCGCCGCGCGCACGGTCACGGTCAAGGTGCGGCTGTACGACTTCGCCACCCACACCCGCTCGTCCACGCTGCCCGCCGCCACCGACGAGCCCTCCGTGGTGGCCCGGGTCGCGCGCCGGCTGCTCACCGAGGTCGACACGTCCGACGGGGTGCGGCTGCTGGGGGTCGGCGTCGCCGGCCTCGTGACAGGATCCCAGCCGGAGCTCTGGCTCGACGACCTCGCCCTGCCCGACTCCACCGACGGCGACGAGCCGCGCCGGCTGCTCGTCGGGCACGACGTCGAGCACGCCGATCACGGCCGCGGCTGGCTGGTCAGGGTCGACGACGAGCGGGTCGTGGTCAGGTTCGAGACCCGGGAGACGGGTCCCGGCCCGACCCGCACCGTCGTCCGCGACGACCCCCGGCTCCGGATAGTCTGA
- a CDS encoding D-tyrosyl-tRNA(Tyr) deacylase encodes MRAVVQRVREASVTVAGETVGAIDGPGLLAFVGITHADDEATAAKLAAKMWGLRILDGERSCSDVDAPLLVVSQFTLYADTRKGRRPSWSAAAPGAVAEPLVDSVVAELRRLGATVATGRFGADMRVGLVNDGPVTLIVEA; translated from the coding sequence ATGCGCGCGGTCGTCCAGCGGGTGCGGGAAGCGAGCGTCACGGTGGCCGGGGAGACCGTCGGCGCGATCGACGGACCCGGGCTGCTCGCCTTCGTCGGGATCACCCATGCCGACGACGAGGCGACGGCGGCCAAGCTCGCCGCCAAGATGTGGGGGCTGCGCATCCTCGACGGGGAGAGGTCGTGCTCCGACGTCGATGCGCCGCTGCTCGTCGTCAGCCAGTTCACCCTCTACGCCGACACGCGCAAGGGACGCCGACCGTCGTGGTCGGCGGCGGCACCGGGCGCGGTCGCCGAACCACTCGTCGACTCCGTCGTGGCCGAGCTGCGGCGGCTGGGCGCGACCGTCGCGACCGGCCGCTTCGGCGCGGACATGCGGGTCGGCCTCGTCAACGACGGTCCGGTGACCCTCATCGTCGAGGCCTGA
- a CDS encoding alpha/beta fold hydrolase: protein MAWSGPDGRRLYYEDTGRGDTVVLLHGWGGSIIELDHLRRELVSGFRVVAVDLPGSGRSEPKPRHYAPGYYLDDARALLGLLDRLEVGVAHLVGFSDGGEEALLMAALAPGRALSAVTWGAAGRVETSPEMLDALAHVVDAPAGPLETLAAYLVQAYGVAEARIMTESWAGALGAIIESGGDVSRSRAALITCPALLITGTHDPFCPPELVREMADAIPRGEFREATGGGHDVHRSHRGWLVSTVADWLSDH from the coding sequence ATGGCCTGGTCCGGGCCGGACGGGCGGCGGCTCTACTACGAGGACACCGGTCGCGGTGACACCGTCGTGCTGCTGCACGGCTGGGGTGGCAGCATCATCGAGCTCGATCACCTCAGGCGAGAGCTCGTGTCCGGGTTCCGCGTCGTCGCCGTCGACCTGCCGGGGTCCGGGCGGTCGGAGCCCAAGCCGCGCCACTACGCGCCCGGCTACTACCTGGACGACGCCCGCGCCCTCCTCGGCCTGCTCGACCGACTCGAGGTCGGCGTCGCCCATCTGGTCGGCTTCAGCGACGGCGGCGAGGAGGCGCTCCTCATGGCGGCCCTCGCACCCGGTCGTGCCCTCTCCGCGGTCACCTGGGGCGCGGCCGGTCGGGTCGAGACGTCGCCGGAGATGCTCGACGCGCTCGCCCACGTAGTCGACGCCCCGGCCGGTCCTCTCGAGACACTGGCGGCGTACCTGGTCCAGGCGTACGGCGTGGCGGAGGCCAGGATCATGACGGAGAGCTGGGCCGGCGCGCTCGGGGCGATCATCGAGAGCGGCGGAGACGTCAGCCGCTCCCGGGCCGCGCTCATCACCTGCCCCGCACTGCTCATCACCGGCACCCACGATCCGTTCTGCCCGCCGGAGCTGGTCAGGGAGATGGCCGACGCCATCCCGCGCGGCGAGTTCCGCGAGGCGACGGGAGGCGGGCACGACGTCCACCGCTCACACCGCGGCTGGTTGGTGTCGACCGTCGCCGACTGGCTCAGCGACCATTAG
- a CDS encoding lysozyme, giving the protein MSPLPRSPRRRLATALTVPLAATALLLAGTGTVSAAPSGGDDATADKPAVTKRGDAYMGWSNHGEGPSSPPSTSRQASVAGMDVSGHQGNVNWQGAWNAGARFAYVKATEGNYYKNPYFTQQYNGSYNVGMIRGAYHFATPNDSSGANQANYFVDRGGAWSRDGKTLPGALDIEYNPYGATCYGKSQAAMRSWIADFINTYHARTGRWATIYSTTDWWTQCTGNYGGFASNNPLWIARYASSPGALPNGWGFYTFWQYNDHGTFPGDQNVFNGAHDRLVALANG; this is encoded by the coding sequence ATGTCCCCATTGCCTCGATCACCCCGACGCCGCCTCGCCACCGCGCTCACCGTGCCGCTCGCGGCGACGGCACTCCTGCTCGCCGGCACGGGAACGGTGTCCGCCGCACCGTCCGGCGGCGACGACGCCACAGCCGACAAGCCCGCGGTCACGAAACGAGGTGACGCGTACATGGGCTGGTCCAACCACGGCGAGGGCCCGAGCAGCCCGCCGAGCACATCGCGTCAGGCGTCGGTCGCCGGGATGGACGTCAGCGGACACCAGGGCAACGTGAACTGGCAGGGCGCGTGGAACGCCGGCGCGCGGTTCGCGTACGTCAAGGCGACCGAGGGCAACTACTACAAGAACCCGTACTTCACCCAGCAGTACAACGGCTCATACAACGTCGGGATGATCCGCGGCGCGTACCACTTCGCGACGCCGAACGACTCCAGCGGCGCGAACCAGGCGAACTACTTCGTCGACCGCGGCGGTGCCTGGTCACGCGACGGCAAGACCCTGCCGGGCGCGCTCGACATCGAGTACAACCCTTACGGGGCCACGTGCTACGGCAAGAGCCAGGCGGCGATGCGCAGCTGGATCGCCGACTTCATCAACACGTACCACGCGCGCACCGGCCGGTGGGCGACGATCTACTCGACGACCGACTGGTGGACCCAGTGCACCGGCAACTACGGCGGTTTCGCGAGCAACAACCCGCTGTGGATCGCGCGCTACGCCTCGAGCCCGGGCGCGCTGCCCAACGGCTGGGGCTTCTACACGTTCTGGCAGTACAACGACCACGGCACCTTCCCCGGTGACCAGAACGTCTTCAACGGCGCCCACGACCGCCTGGTCGCCCTCGCCAACGGCTGA
- a CDS encoding folate-binding protein, producing MDSPLLSLPGAVPADPPDEGVAWHYGDPVREQRALEDGRGFVDLSHRAVVRVSGPDRLGWLHLLTTQHLEHLAPHEAATALLLSAQGRVEHALSLVDDGEAVTMHVEPGTAAPLVEFLDLMQFRSDVEITDLTDELAVVWEPPNDTMTPYLARVSDRGRELFVPRGELPAYAERRGDPAGVWAYDALRIAAHEPRFGRETDHKTIPHEVGWIGTAVHMDKGCYRGQETVARVHNTGHPPRRLVFLHLDGSVETLPAHGDPVEADGREVGFVGSAARHHELGPIALALVKRSTPVDTPLLAGGVAASQEVIVSPDAGLHLRPKQLLGD from the coding sequence GTGGACAGCCCGCTTCTCTCCCTGCCAGGTGCCGTGCCCGCCGACCCGCCCGACGAGGGGGTGGCGTGGCACTACGGTGACCCGGTCCGTGAGCAACGCGCGCTCGAGGACGGTCGCGGCTTCGTCGACCTGTCCCACCGTGCCGTCGTCCGGGTGAGCGGACCCGACCGGCTCGGCTGGCTGCACCTGCTCACCACCCAGCACCTGGAGCACCTCGCGCCGCACGAGGCGGCAACCGCGCTGCTGCTCTCCGCGCAGGGCCGGGTCGAGCACGCCCTCTCCCTCGTCGACGACGGCGAGGCCGTGACCATGCACGTCGAGCCGGGCACGGCAGCTCCGCTGGTCGAGTTCCTCGACCTGATGCAGTTCCGCTCCGACGTCGAGATCACCGACCTCACCGACGAGCTCGCGGTGGTCTGGGAGCCCCCGAACGACACCATGACGCCGTACCTCGCCCGGGTGTCCGACCGTGGTCGCGAGCTGTTCGTGCCCCGCGGCGAGCTGCCCGCGTACGCGGAGCGGCGCGGCGACCCGGCCGGTGTCTGGGCGTACGACGCGCTGCGGATCGCGGCGCACGAGCCGCGGTTCGGCCGCGAGACCGACCACAAGACGATCCCGCACGAGGTCGGCTGGATCGGCACCGCCGTCCACATGGACAAGGGCTGCTACCGCGGCCAGGAGACCGTCGCCCGGGTGCACAACACGGGCCACCCCCCGAGGCGGCTGGTGTTCCTCCACCTCGACGGCTCGGTCGAGACGCTGCCCGCGCACGGCGACCCGGTCGAGGCCGACGGCCGCGAGGTGGGCTTCGTCGGTAGCGCTGCGCGCCATCACGAGCTGGGCCCGATCGCGCTGGCCCTGGTGAAGCGGTCGACCCCCGTCGACACACCGCTGCTCGCCGGCGGCGTCGCCGCGTCCCAGGAGGTCATCGTGTCCCCGGACGCCGGCCTGCACCTGCGTCCGAAGCAGCTTCTCGGCGACTGA
- a CDS encoding asparaginase: MSSALLPILAEVVRSGFVESTHTGSAVAIDSDGKVVLALGDVDRPCFPRSSNKPLQTVGMVRAGLDLPDDLLALASASHSGEPMHVEGVRRLLDSAGLDPSALQCPPAMPMNPAALRASYVAGEGPDLLRMNCSGKHAAMLATCVAAGWPTQTYLDPAHPLQREIRATVEELAGERVAHTGVDGCGAPLFAITLTGLVRAYRSVVSSDPGTGARRVADAFRAYPELTSGTEREEARLMRGVRGLMNKGGAEGVDAAGLQGGAALAVKIADGSQRARTPVTVALLKALGVSAPILDELATAPVLGGGRSVGEVRVLGL, encoded by the coding sequence GTGAGCTCAGCGCTTCTGCCCATCCTCGCCGAGGTCGTCAGATCGGGTTTCGTGGAGTCGACGCACACGGGCTCGGCCGTCGCGATCGACTCCGACGGCAAGGTCGTCCTCGCCCTCGGTGACGTCGACCGGCCGTGCTTCCCGCGCTCGTCGAACAAGCCGCTGCAGACGGTCGGTATGGTCCGCGCCGGGCTCGACCTGCCCGACGACCTGCTCGCCCTGGCGAGCGCGTCGCACTCCGGCGAGCCGATGCACGTCGAGGGTGTCCGCCGCCTGCTCGACTCGGCGGGCCTCGACCCGTCGGCGCTGCAGTGCCCGCCGGCGATGCCGATGAACCCGGCCGCCCTCCGGGCGAGCTACGTGGCGGGCGAGGGCCCCGACCTGCTGCGGATGAACTGCTCGGGCAAGCACGCGGCGATGCTCGCGACCTGCGTCGCCGCCGGCTGGCCGACGCAGACCTACCTCGACCCGGCGCACCCGCTGCAGCGGGAGATCAGGGCGACGGTGGAGGAACTCGCCGGCGAACGGGTCGCCCACACCGGCGTCGACGGCTGTGGCGCGCCGCTCTTCGCGATCACCCTGACCGGGCTCGTCCGCGCGTATCGATCGGTCGTCTCGTCAGATCCCGGCACCGGGGCGCGTCGGGTGGCCGATGCGTTCCGCGCGTATCCCGAGCTCACCTCGGGTACCGAGCGTGAGGAGGCTCGACTGATGCGTGGGGTGCGCGGCCTCATGAACAAGGGTGGGGCCGAAGGAGTCGATGCTGCCGGCCTGCAGGGCGGGGCCGCGCTCGCCGTCAAGATCGCTGACGGCAGTCAGCGGGCTCGCACGCCTGTGACGGTGGCCCTGTTGAAGGCGCTCGGTGTGAGCGCTCCGATCCTCGACGAGCTGGCCACGGCGCCGGTTCTCGGTGGGGGCCGCTCGGTCGGGGAAGTTCGGGTTCTCGGGCTCTAA
- a CDS encoding alpha/beta hydrolase, which produces MRAPHTSLLPTATGEVEYLVTRTGAPVTVYAHGLLGSIDEARTLASGVAGTAAFLSFRGHGRTRATDGRWDYAGLAAELSAVSDHVAATQAVGMSLGSGALLRLLSADPHRFTRVVLMLPAAVDVVRTDRAIWRSLAGRVVAGDVAGVARSMLSGQPPQVRDVDEAREHYRRAAQELVDGPAETLRALRTLPFATPVDDRASLRAIDVPVLVVSQRDDPLHPLAVGEELAGLLPAARLHVLARPGEMWLGRRELREVLTGFLASG; this is translated from the coding sequence GTGCGCGCGCCGCACACCTCGCTGCTGCCGACCGCGACGGGTGAGGTCGAGTACCTCGTCACCCGTACCGGCGCACCGGTCACGGTGTACGCCCACGGCCTGCTCGGCTCGATCGACGAGGCCAGGACGCTCGCATCGGGTGTGGCGGGCACCGCGGCGTTCCTGAGCTTCCGCGGGCACGGACGCACCCGGGCGACCGACGGCCGGTGGGACTACGCGGGTCTCGCGGCGGAGCTGTCGGCCGTCTCCGACCACGTCGCGGCGACGCAGGCGGTCGGCATGTCGCTCGGCTCCGGCGCCCTGCTCCGGCTGCTCTCCGCCGATCCACACCGCTTCACCCGCGTCGTGCTGATGCTGCCCGCCGCTGTCGACGTCGTGCGGACGGATCGCGCGATCTGGCGGTCACTCGCCGGCCGGGTCGTCGCGGGAGACGTCGCGGGCGTCGCGCGGTCGATGTTGTCGGGTCAGCCGCCACAGGTTCGCGACGTCGACGAGGCGCGCGAGCACTACCGGCGCGCGGCACAGGAGCTGGTCGACGGCCCGGCCGAGACGCTGCGTGCCCTGCGCACGCTGCCGTTCGCGACGCCCGTGGACGACCGTGCGTCACTGCGTGCGATCGACGTGCCGGTGCTCGTCGTGAGTCAGCGCGACGACCCGCTCCACCCGCTCGCGGTCGGCGAGGAGCTGGCGGGCCTCCTGCCCGCGGCACGCCTGCACGTCCTCGCCCGCCCCGGCGAGATGTGGCTGGGTCGGCGCGAGCTGCGCGAGGTGCTCACCGGCTTCCTCGCGTCCGGGTAG
- a CDS encoding DUF2516 family protein, with product MELFQLALTLVVIVIEIVSFIDAAIRPSRAYEAVSKQSKAFWLVILGVATAATLVGVVNVFGIFGIIGLIAALVYRLDVRPAIRELGRGY from the coding sequence CTGGAGCTCTTCCAGCTCGCCCTGACCCTCGTCGTGATCGTGATCGAGATCGTGTCGTTCATCGACGCCGCGATCCGTCCGTCGCGCGCGTACGAGGCGGTGAGCAAGCAGAGCAAGGCGTTCTGGCTGGTCATCCTCGGTGTCGCGACCGCCGCCACGCTGGTGGGCGTCGTCAACGTCTTCGGCATCTTCGGGATCATCGGCCTGATCGCCGCGCTGGTGTACCGCCTCGACGTGCGGCCGGCGATCCGCGAGCTGGGCCGCGGCTACTGA
- a CDS encoding DUF397 domain-containing protein: MSDRSKPTVHDLGVDVDALTWRRSGDSATDLEVAFAGEWILVRAGGGQVLVFDHAEWDAFVRGARGREFDDAATPDGG, encoded by the coding sequence GTGTCCGATCGGTCCAAGCCGACCGTGCACGATCTGGGCGTCGACGTCGACGCGCTGACCTGGCGGCGTTCCGGTGACAGTGCCACGGACCTCGAGGTCGCGTTCGCCGGTGAGTGGATCCTGGTACGCGCCGGCGGCGGCCAGGTGCTCGTCTTCGACCACGCCGAGTGGGACGCGTTCGTCCGCGGCGCACGCGGCCGCGAGTTCGACGACGCGGCGACACCGGACGGCGGTTGA
- a CDS encoding diguanylate cyclase, giving the protein MREVVVTAARGLRSWPFWQLPLRLRVYITLVVASAALLGVWQYWQEPPTLRDIGLLGMLLACGVIVAETSRGFLRGVATEFRQDLNSAWKLPILFMLPPFLAVIAPVFFVLNWQRSVRRRTNRHRQVFTIATLAVGDGLASTLFHALIDDGSSMLAWFGAAIVAAVLARAWNIGLVAIVLWLTQRDRMRELIDLEMLMYSGVEICIGIIVGVLAREAPLLIALAVPPVILLHRGLLHEQLRHMSRTDSKTAVLNAGAWEQDAEMELSRAKKARESTSVLICDIDHFKLVNDEHGHLAGDDALRTVAQRLQALLRQGDILGRFGGEEFVILLSGIGVVNAKSIAERLRRNVAADPIALESGTIRLSVSLGVATLESSDGSLSEMLAAADEALYAAKRRGRNRVVIARRLHAADAVTAGDTVDDEPVAQFEVEPEEQPRVAESPRAR; this is encoded by the coding sequence ATGCGGGAGGTAGTCGTGACCGCCGCTCGGGGGCTCCGCAGCTGGCCGTTCTGGCAGTTGCCGCTTCGCCTGCGCGTCTACATCACGCTCGTCGTCGCCAGTGCGGCGCTCCTCGGGGTGTGGCAGTACTGGCAGGAGCCGCCCACGCTCAGGGACATCGGCCTGCTCGGCATGCTGCTCGCCTGCGGCGTCATCGTGGCGGAGACGAGTCGCGGGTTTCTTCGCGGCGTCGCGACCGAATTTCGGCAGGACTTGAACTCCGCCTGGAAGCTGCCGATTCTGTTCATGCTACCGCCTTTCCTGGCGGTTATCGCGCCGGTGTTCTTCGTCTTGAACTGGCAACGGTCGGTGCGAAGGCGGACGAACCGGCACCGGCAGGTCTTCACGATCGCGACATTGGCCGTGGGCGACGGATTGGCGTCGACGCTCTTTCACGCGTTGATCGACGACGGAAGCTCGATGCTGGCATGGTTCGGTGCCGCGATCGTCGCCGCGGTGCTTGCTCGTGCATGGAACATCGGCCTGGTGGCCATCGTGCTGTGGCTCACCCAGCGCGACCGGATGCGCGAGCTGATCGACCTGGAGATGCTCATGTACTCCGGCGTCGAGATCTGCATCGGCATCATCGTCGGCGTGCTGGCGCGGGAGGCACCGCTGCTGATCGCGCTCGCCGTGCCTCCGGTGATCCTGCTCCACCGAGGCCTGCTGCACGAGCAGTTACGGCACATGTCGCGCACCGACTCCAAGACCGCGGTACTCAACGCCGGCGCCTGGGAGCAGGACGCCGAGATGGAGCTCAGCCGCGCCAAGAAGGCGCGCGAGTCGACGAGCGTGCTGATCTGCGACATCGACCACTTCAAGCTCGTCAACGACGAGCACGGGCATCTCGCAGGTGACGACGCCTTGCGTACCGTCGCCCAGCGGTTGCAGGCTCTGCTGCGCCAAGGGGACATCCTCGGCCGCTTCGGCGGCGAGGAGTTCGTCATCCTGCTGTCCGGCATCGGCGTGGTCAACGCGAAGTCGATCGCGGAACGCCTGCGGCGCAACGTCGCCGCCGATCCGATCGCCCTGGAGTCCGGCACGATCAGGCTCAGCGTGTCGCTGGGGGTGGCGACGCTGGAGAGCTCGGACGGCTCGCTCTCGGAGATGCTGGCAGCCGCCGACGAGGCGCTGTACGCCGCCAAGCGGCGTGGCCGCAACCGCGTGGTGATCGCCCGCAGGCTGCACGCGGCCGACGCGGTGACGGCCGGCGACACCGTCGACGACGAGCCCGTCGCACAGTTCGAGGTGGAGCCGGAGGAGCAGCCGCGGGTCGCCGAGTCCCCGCGGGCGCGTTGA
- a CDS encoding DUF397 domain-containing protein has product MTDLSQAVWRKASYSQNGANQCVEVAANLRGVTAVRDSKRPDDGALVVDRATFARFLRDVKDGRFDL; this is encoded by the coding sequence ATGACCGACCTGTCTCAAGCCGTCTGGCGGAAGGCCAGCTACAGCCAGAACGGCGCCAACCAATGTGTGGAGGTCGCAGCGAACCTCCGCGGCGTGACGGCCGTGCGTGACAGCAAGCGGCCCGACGACGGCGCGCTGGTCGTCGACCGCGCCACCTTCGCGCGGTTCCTGCGCGACGTCAAGGATGGCCGCTTCGATTTGTAG